ACCTGCTGTCTGTTCCAAAGAAAGCTACCAGCATCTATTAGAACATGATTAAAGATATCAGTATGGACAATAGTTTTCTTTCCTCAGAACCACAGTTTTTTGCAGTACATGATCCTGATTAAAGTCACCAAGATTCTTTGTATCTGAAAATCATGAAACGAGATCAGGAGAGGAACTCAGTCCAAAGAGTCAAAACGGTTCAAGTTCTCAAATACAACACAAGAAATTCAGTTTAATGCCTCTCAAAGCATTCAAATTTCTCAAATttcctccctgcccaccccccaaAACTACAAAACCCAACACAGAACAAAACTTCCGAAGAGGCCAAAATTTTGCCAGACAAGAAAACAGCCACGTTCTCAACCCCACTGGTGGCTTAGCAGGAAGCAAACAGTTGTGTCATAAATTCTACACTCTTCCACTTTCCTAGTGGCATGCACTAGGAGTTGCAGCACTAACTGACCCAATCCAAAAGGACAAAGAGATCAGATGCCTACAGGAAGTCACAATACTAAGTTTCCTTAGGATGTGCGGTCTTGGAGATGTATAAAAGCAGACAAGTCAGTCTGCTCTCTTGGCTGGCACAAATACAGCAGGCTGCAGGAGAAGATCCCCTTAATACTAGAGATCACAGATCCTGTTCATAGCCAAGTATTTTGTGTGCCAGGCCTCAGAAATAATTGGGCATGCAGTAGCAAGGCCAGTGTGAATCTAAAAGGCAGTAAAGTTCAGAAGAATGACCTCTACTTGCTGAAGCATAGCTATACAACATACAGACAGAAGGGAATCAGAAAaccactttattaaaaaaaaaaaaacccacccactcACATACTTTCTGCTAAGGTTATTCCTCAGGCAGTACCTCCTGTGATGTTGCTCTCTCCCCTGGGCCTGCTGGGCCAGCAGTACTCGCATCTCCCTGTCCTTCCCCCATTATCACTCCACTATGTCCAATTGGTCCAAAATTGGGGCAGGCACTTACTTCTCACCTTATCATCCACACAGAACACAGGTTACCAGGCTCAAAGGTTCTTCTTCCCATTGGGGCAAGTCTTGGATTCATACATGATCATTTGCTCCCACTAAGAGAGGAGCTCCCACTTCGCAGAACCGTAAGGAAAATGTAGGAAGATATGTCTGCCTTCCCCCTTGGAAGCCAAAGCCTAAACAACGCTAAAATGATCCCTGAACCACCCAACCTGCAGTTCAGACATGCCCATGCTCACTCTACAGTTCATGACCTACATTCACGCTGTACAGTCTTCAGGATTCCCCAATTAGTTTTCTGTAGTGTTCCCCAATCTCACCATTCCATTTTACTTCCACAGATCCAGGGCTTGTATTCCAAGTTTGCTCTCTGGGAGAGGGGCGCTGCCCATTTCATGTGCAGCCTCCACAGTACTGTAGGAGAACAGGACTCTCACCAGGCCCTGAATCTCCTTTGGGAAGTCATGGTCAGAGACTCTTGGACCTTCCTCCCAGATAGCTGTCAGGTAGGTCCAATAAGGACATAGAGTGAGGAACTTTGTGCTTCAGGCTCGGTCAATGTTGCTGTGCAGTTccaacatcctcttcctcctcctccccacattCAGTGTGtcgcagcagcagctccaggtcAGGGTTGGAGCTGGCCTCTttgtgtagcttcagtccttttTCACCTGCATGTAGATAGTCCATTTAGTGACTAACTCACTAGAATATCCATCAAACCTGACATTAGCAAGGAGCTGGGATCAGACTCAGCTCCCAGTGAACTTACAGGAATaactacagaaaaacagaaaaggatttaaaacaGAATCACCTTTTGAATTGATTGCTTTGAGAATGACATGCAGGGAGATTCCTGAAAGACAGACAGCAAAGCCCAGCCAGTTCAAGAGACTGAGGTGGTCTCCCAGCACACGTGTGGCAAGGAGTAAAATGCAGAtttcctgtggaaagaaaaaacatgagaGGTGGCAGGGCAGGACCTGATGGGGCAGGCATGAGATGTTTTAGAGCTCAGGCCTGTATCAAGATGCCAAGCTGCTAGTTTCCCTCAGCATATTCCTCAGTGTAGAGAGAGTTCTAAAAATAGATCCAAGAAACAGAACGATCTGCCAAACCCTAGGATCAGGGATTTTAAGTCTTTAGACTACACAGCTTGGCTACACAGCAATCCTGTGACTTCCAGATCAAGGATGACACGTTTTGCATGTCATCATTCAGCTCAAAAGCACCTGCACTAGACTCTTCAAAGGAGTGGAGAATGTGCCATATGAGGTCAAATGAGTTACCTCAAACCAGTGGTTTGTCCTTATCCAGGTCTGATGCAAGAGAGCACCCTTCTtacctgcctcccctcccacaGCATCCATCAATTATGAGGCCCATGTATTTGAGCCTCTCCTAGAGCCCAACAAACTTTGGACCTTAATGGTATTTCTTGTAAAGCAGCGATTAGCCTCTGCCCCTTGCTGTCAGGGTAGCAGGGACCACAGGGACTTCACTGCAGCGACTGCAAGGCAAAGCAGCAAGCTCCTATGCAAGGAGAACGGAAATAGCAGGAGATCATTTCTAGGGCTGTTAGGAAGTCCCCACCACTCAAGGGCCATTAGGGATGGCACAATATTTGCCTTCTGGTGTTAGCACAGGAACCATGCCTTACCTTAAAAATGCCAGCAATAGAAAGGGTGAGGCTAGATGTTCTGGAAACCAAGAGGAACTCAGAAAAACCTAGTCCAAAGGCAAGAATTCCACCCAAGAACAACTTTCCTATCAGAGAGAACAGCACTCCTGCTTCGTGGAAACGGAAGAGCTTCTCTGACACAGACAAAGGCAGGCCTATGGAACAAGAAAGTGAGTAGTAGAGTGCCTTTGCCAACACCCAGGATGCCCCACAACAACATAGGGATAGGCTGCTCACATTCCACTATCAGGAGGATGTTGAGCCAGTTCTTTAAGCCCTTATTTTCACGAGCATGCCATGCTACTATTCCTGTACACGCTTTAATATTCTGCCAATACAAAGGCTATCTTAGCCATTTTAACTCCAGGTCTCTAACTACTTCATAAAATTCACAGCTGTTCACTTATCTTCATGAATCATCTTGGACAACCAACTGCTGAGCAGTCTCCCCAACCATTTCGGAAAGCTGCTCTTGCTTTCACTAATTAACTCACGCACCCTCAAAGACagcaaagagagggaagagccCCAGGAACATGAGCGGCTGCAGGTGAAACATGGTATCAATGGGGTTCTGGAGCCCTGAAAGAAGAGAATCAGTAACAGAACAGGTAACAACAGCCAGGGACAGCATAGCTCCTGGAGCCTTTACAAGTACTGCTTTTAGACATATACCTTATTTGCAGTGCCCATCCCTACGTTGCTGCAGAGGCCAAGCCACTTTCATTGCTTGTCAACAAACGACGCTGTCCCAAGGTTCAAACACCATTCCTTACGCAGGAAGTTTTATATCTGCAGCAAGGCTTCCACCTCCTCGCTCccctccccaccaccagcaccatcACCCACTTCCTAACTCCCTACATACCCAGTTCAGCCTTCTGCATAAGTATCTGCGTGAGA
The sequence above is a segment of the Dromaius novaehollandiae isolate bDroNov1 chromosome 16, bDroNov1.hap1, whole genome shotgun sequence genome. Coding sequences within it:
- the SLC35C2 gene encoding solute carrier family 35 member C2 isoform X1; the encoded protein is MTKSSAVLFILFFSLLFKLEEARVALVLVVLLIAGGLFMFTYKSTQFNTQGFMLVLCASFLGGIRWTLTQILMQKAELGLQNPIDTMFHLQPLMFLGLFPLFAVFEGLPLSVSEKLFRFHEAGVLFSLIGKLFLGGILAFGLGFSEFLLVSRTSSLTLSIAGIFKEICILLLATRVLGDHLSLLNWLGFAVCLSGISLHVILKAINSKGEKGLKLHKEASSNPDLELLLRHTECGEEEEEDVGTAQQH
- the SLC35C2 gene encoding solute carrier family 35 member C2 isoform X2; this encodes MFTYKSTQFNTQGFMLVLCASFLGGIRWTLTQILMQKAELGLQNPIDTMFHLQPLMFLGLFPLFAVFEGLPLSVSEKLFRFHEAGVLFSLIGKLFLGGILAFGLGFSEFLLVSRTSSLTLSIAGIFKEICILLLATRVLGDHLSLLNWLGFAVCLSGISLHVILKAINSKGEKGLKLHKEASSNPDLELLLRHTECGEEEEEDVGTAQQH